Genomic window (Microcoleus sp. FACHB-831):
TCGTCATCCTCAATGTCGATAGGTGCATCAAAAGGTAAAAGAAAGAGGAATTTTCTAGCTTCCCTTTTGATTTCTGCCTTTTTACTTTCTCTAGGGTAAGACTAGGGGCTGAAATTAAGCTAAAATCGCGTTCAAAACCTAAGCATTCAGCTAGGTGGGCGTGAGGAGGAAAAAATGAAGCGTTTTAAAAATTTGGTGTCAGGAGTTGGCGCGACGGCTTTGAAACTAAGAAATAAAAACTTAAAAATTATTTCTTTGGTATGTAGCCTTTTACCTTTTGCCTTTTGCCAGCCTGCGTTTGCTCAGGCTGCATATGGCAGTTATGTTGGTGTAGGTGCCACCTATGGCACGAATAGAGATGCGAATGGAGAAGGTCGTCAAGTGGGTGGAGTCCTTACCGCACGCTATAAACTCTTAGAAGTTCCCCTGTCTCTGCGTGCCACTGCTTTGATCGGCTCTAGTCCTGCGATCGTGCCCACTGTTTCTTATGATGTTCCTATCAATTGGCAAATGGATGCCTATTTGGGCGCAGGCGTTGCTTTTGCTAACAGCGATAAACCTTCGCCTGTAGGTAACAAAACCAGCTTTGCGCTCCAACCTGGAATTGATTACATTATTCCTAACAGTAATACTGTAATTTTTGGCAATGCTATTATTGCTTTTGATGCCTACCGTAATGGTGGAGGTACTGCTGTTTCTGTACAAGGCGGACTTGGTTTCAGATTCTAAAGGTCATTGTTCATTGTTGATCGATCGTTGCTCATGGCGATGAAACATGAACAATGAACTATAGCCATTTTATTTTTATTTTCCTAGAACTTTTTAAGTAACCGCAAAGGGCGCAAAGAAGGACAAAAAGCTAATTTTACAACTCATTTAAGATTGTTATAGCGGTTCTTGCTTAAATGAGGTACGCGCTAAAATTTTCAAGGCTTGATTGGACGGGATTTGGCGGACTTCACTTGTGTGAAAACCTCTATGAATGATTCTAAAGGTAGTGAAAATTCCGCAATAATAGGGTCAAAAGTTACTAGATAAATTCCGCTATTTTCAGGATTGTATGTGTCAATAAATTACTTATATTCATGGGATAGAAATTTTTTTAATGTTGACCAGAACGTTCTTTAGTAGGGTTAGCATTTTTTGTATGTAAAGTTTTGTATCGACATTCAATATTTCTATATTTTCTCTACCTTCGGTTGGATGTTTAAGTTAAAAGATGTATCAAAATGAATAGGTATGACCCATTTCCTGCACATTCCACCTCTTTAATCCAGAGATAAGGTGATTTTAAACAAGATAGTAGTGAATAGTGAAGTGTAGGGAATACCATTGAGTTAACTAGAAATCGCGATTTTTGTAATACGACAATCGAGGTTGTTTGATTCAATAACTCAGACGAGTGTTAATTATTAACCTTAGCCAAACTGTATTGAAAGTGGCTGATTGTATAAGTTAGGTATGAATAAAACCATAGTTAGTGGTTAATATCTGCTTAACTATGCTGAGATTTAGGAATGTAGTACCCAATAGTAGATGCACTGTACGACATCACCTCTTTGACATTCATATCTAGTCTTAAAACATAAGGTTTGAAAACTGTGTAGACGCTCCCCGGCTTGTCTTTAGACATCGGGTATTCAGCAATTTTTTAACCAAAATAGATTATAGGATGCAGAATTTATGACCATTTTTCCTTCTAAGACAAAGGTTTCAGATGTCGAAAACGGTAAATCTGCCCCACTTAGTCCTGAAGAACTACGTCAGATAAATGCTTACTGGCGTGCCTGCAACTATCTAGCTATAGGGATGATTTATTTACGTGACAATCCACTGCTAAAAGAACCCCTAAAGCCCGAACACGTTAAGCATCGCCTGTTAGGGCATTGGGGTACAAGTCCCGGTTTGAGCTTTATCTACGTCCATCTCAACCGTTTAATCAAGAAATATGACTTGGACGTGATTTACATGGCAGGCCCCGGTCATGGCGCTCCGGGCATCCTTGGGCCTGCATACTTAGAAGGAACCTATTCCGAGGTTTATCCTGATAAAAGCGAGGACGAGGAAGGTCTGCTCAAGTTTTTCAAGCAGTTCTCCTTTCCTGGTGGAATTGGCAGCCATTGCACGCCTGAAACTCCTGGCTCGATTCACGAAGGCGGTGAGTTAGGCTACAGCCTCTCCCACGCTTACGGGGCTGCTTTCGATAACCCGGATCTAATTGTGACAGCAGTTGTTGGTGACGGTGAAGCAGAAACAGGCCCTCTGGCAACAGCTTGGCACTCCAATAAATTTATCAATCCAATTCGGGATGGTGCCGTTTTGCCTGTCTTGCACCTGAACGGCTACAAGATTGCTAACCCAACCATCCTATCCCGCATTAGCCATGAGGAAATAGAGGACTTATTCAAGGGCTATGGCTACACGCCTTACTTTGTAGAAGGGGATGACCCAACGCAAGTACACCAGGTGATGGCAGCAACCCTAGAAAAAATTGTTCTGGAAATAAAAAAAATTCAAACTGAAGCCAGGACTTCGGGTGTTGCGAGGCGTCCTCGTTGGCCCATGATTATCCTCCGCACCCCCAAAGGATGGACTGCTCCAGCAGAGATAGACGGTCATAAAGTAGAGGGATTTTGGCGATCGCATCAGGTACCAATGGCAGATGTAACTACGAATCCTGCCCACCTGGAGATTCTAGAAAACTGGATGAAAAGCTACAAACCAGAGGAATTATTTGATGAGCATGGCAGTCTGATTCCGGAACTCAAAAAGCTGGCTCCTACTGGTCATCGTCGGATCAGTGCCAATCCCGTTGCTAACGGTGGACTTCTGCGTAAGCCATTGCGCCTACCCGACTTCCGCAACTATGCTGTTGAGGTAGCCAAGCCCGGTGCAGTTGAGGCTGAAAACACTAAGCCTCTAGGGAACTTCCTGCGAGATATCATGCGTAATAACATGACTAATTTCCGCATATTCGGGCCAGATGAAACCGCCTCCAATCGACTCAATGCTGTCTACGAAGTCAGCAAGAAGGTCTGGTTGGCAGATATCCTCCCTGAAGATGCAGATGGCAGTGAACTATCTACTGATGGGCGGGTGATGGAAATGCTCAGCGAACACACCCTGTTAGGCTGGCTGGAAGGCTATCTTTTATCTGGGCGGCATGGTTTCTTCCACACCTACGAAGCTTTTGCTCACGTTATTGATTCCATGTTCAACCAGCATGCCAAGTGGCTGGAAATAAGCAAAAATGAGGTTCCCTGGCGATCGCCGATTTCTTCAGAGAATATCTTGCTATCCTCTACTGTTTGGCGTCAAGACCACAACGGCTTTAGCCACCAAGATCCAGGCTTCATAGATTTGGTTACTAATAAGAGTGCTGAAGTTACCCGGATTTATCTGCCTCCCGACGCTAACTGTCTACTTTCTGTAGCCGATCATTGCCTGCGTAGCACCAACTACGTCAATGTCATCGTTGCAGATAAGCAAAAACACCTCCTGTTTCTCAACATAGAACAAGCGATCGCGCATTGCACCAAAGGCATCGGCATCTGGGAATGGGCAAGCAACGACCATCATGGGCAAGAACCCGATCTTCCTGATGTTGTTATGGCATCTTGCGGAGATGTTGTGACTATGGAAGCCTTAGCTGCAACTGCCATCTTAAGAGATGAGTTCCCCGATCTAAAGGTACGGTTTATTAATGTTGTTGACTTGTACAAGTTGCAACCAGATACAGAACATCCACATGGACTCTCAGACTGGGATTTCGATAGTCTTTTTACCACAGATAAGCCTGTTATTTTCAATTTTCACGGCTATCCTTGGCTGATTCACAAACTTGCTTACCGTCGCACTAACCATGAAAATATCCATGTGCGCGGCTACAAGGAAAAAGGCAACATTAACACACCACTTGAGTTAGCGATTAACAACCAAGTTGATCGGTTCAATCTGGTGATTGACGTGATTGACCGGGTTCCTAAGCTGGGTTCTGCTGCTGTCTATGTTAGAGAACGCATGAAGAACGAAATTATTGACAACCGGAATTATGCTCACGCTCACGGTACAGATAAGCCAGAAATTGTCCACTGGAAGTGGCCTTACTAAGTTGATTTGAGTTCAGGACTTACGCAAAAGAATTCTTCGTTGTCTATGCGTAAGTCCTAGTCATATAGAAATCGAAGTCCTGCGCTTGCGACAAATCAAAAACTTTTTCACATCCTTTTATGTTTTCAAGGAATGCCGATGTTGCTCATGGGAGATGAGGTCAGGCGATCGCAGCAGGGCAATAATAATAGTTACTGCCAAGACAATGAACTGAGTGAGTTTGACTGGAGCAGTATCGAAAAACACAAGGATTTATTGCGCTTTATCCGAGGACTGATTCACTTCACCTAATCCTTAAAAATCTTTCGGCAAAAAAACTTCTCAGTGTTACTTATGGCAGTTATGAGCCGCACATCGTCTGGCATTCACGTTTGGGTAGTGGAGAGGGCTGGCACCAAATTGTACCCTTAATTGCAGATCAAGAATATCAAGCTGAGGGGCGATCAGTAGTGTTGCTGATGGTGCGTTCACTGCTCTTATACTAACCGTGACTGTACTCTCATTCAAAATTAGTGAATACGATGAAAACATTGATCGTGAATGCAGGCTCCAGTAGCCAAAAAAGCTGCCTTTATGAGATTGTTGGTGATGCACTTCCCAACCATCCTCCTCAGCCTCTGTGGGAAGGCCAAATTGATTGGACTCACAGACAGGGGTTGGCAGAACTGAAGGTTAAAACAGCTTCAGGGGCTATTCTCAAAGAAGAGTTACAGCTAGAGTCTCGCCCCGCAGTGCTTGCTCATTTGCTCAAAACACTTTGGAGTGGAAACACTCAAGTAATCGAGCAACCAGAGGCAATTGATGTTGTCGGGCATCGCGTAGTGCATGGAGGTCTGGAATATCAGCAGAGTACTATTATTAACTCTGAGGTCAAAGAGGCGATCGCTCGTCTTGCCACCCTTGCCCCGGCTCATAATCCTGCTAATCTCGAAGGAGTCGAGGTCTGCGAGCAAATTTTGGGAAAAGTGCCCCAAGTGGCTGTATTTGATACTGCCTTTCACGCCCAAATTCCAGAGGCTGCGGCAATATACCCTGGCCCTTACGAGTGGGTAGAGCAGGGCATCCGTCGCTATGGCTTTCACGGCATTAGTCATCAATATTGTGCTGAACGCACAGCTCAGATTCTGGGTCGAGA
Coding sequences:
- a CDS encoding acetate kinase, with product MKTLIVNAGSSSQKSCLYEIVGDALPNHPPQPLWEGQIDWTHRQGLAELKVKTASGAILKEELQLESRPAVLAHLLKTLWSGNTQVIEQPEAIDVVGHRVVHGGLEYQQSTIINSEVKEAIARLATLAPAHNPANLEGVEVCEQILGKVPQVAVFDTAFHAQIPEAAAIYPGPYEWVEQGIRRYGFHGISHQYCAERTAQILGRDLLSLRLITCHLGNGCSLAAIRNGRSVDTTMGFTPLEGLMMGSRSGSVDPGILIYLLRQYNYSADKLDELLNKESGLQGVSGVSSDLRQILEAIASGNHRAQLAVDIYLHRLRSGIGAMLANLGGLDALVFTAGVGENAALIREAACTAFEFLGLKLDPQKNTPSPFDREITTPDSAVRVLVIHTQEDWAIACECWQLL
- a CDS encoding phosphoketolase, whose product is MTIFPSKTKVSDVENGKSAPLSPEELRQINAYWRACNYLAIGMIYLRDNPLLKEPLKPEHVKHRLLGHWGTSPGLSFIYVHLNRLIKKYDLDVIYMAGPGHGAPGILGPAYLEGTYSEVYPDKSEDEEGLLKFFKQFSFPGGIGSHCTPETPGSIHEGGELGYSLSHAYGAAFDNPDLIVTAVVGDGEAETGPLATAWHSNKFINPIRDGAVLPVLHLNGYKIANPTILSRISHEEIEDLFKGYGYTPYFVEGDDPTQVHQVMAATLEKIVLEIKKIQTEARTSGVARRPRWPMIILRTPKGWTAPAEIDGHKVEGFWRSHQVPMADVTTNPAHLEILENWMKSYKPEELFDEHGSLIPELKKLAPTGHRRISANPVANGGLLRKPLRLPDFRNYAVEVAKPGAVEAENTKPLGNFLRDIMRNNMTNFRIFGPDETASNRLNAVYEVSKKVWLADILPEDADGSELSTDGRVMEMLSEHTLLGWLEGYLLSGRHGFFHTYEAFAHVIDSMFNQHAKWLEISKNEVPWRSPISSENILLSSTVWRQDHNGFSHQDPGFIDLVTNKSAEVTRIYLPPDANCLLSVADHCLRSTNYVNVIVADKQKHLLFLNIEQAIAHCTKGIGIWEWASNDHHGQEPDLPDVVMASCGDVVTMEALAATAILRDEFPDLKVRFINVVDLYKLQPDTEHPHGLSDWDFDSLFTTDKPVIFNFHGYPWLIHKLAYRRTNHENIHVRGYKEKGNINTPLELAINNQVDRFNLVIDVIDRVPKLGSAAVYVRERMKNEIIDNRNYAHAHGTDKPEIVHWKWPY